One Arcobacter sp. FWKO B genomic window, TTCTTTCTGAATGGATTGGATTTATTAAATCAAGTAAATAATGAAGTAGTAGCTCACTATGTTCTTTTAAAAATTCCATAGATGATACAAACCAGATAATCAAAGCAATAATAGGCAATAATGCAAATATCGTAAAAAAGCTTAGACTTGCTGCATAATATGGTGTATCATCATCAACAAATTCATAAACTTTTTTAAGAAAATTGATCAATATTATAGCCCCATTTTGTGAGGATTTAGTATATTATTTGGATCAAATGCTTTTTTGATACTTCTAAAAAGTTCCATTTCTGCTTCGTTAAATGCCATGTGCATAAAAGGTGCTTTTGCTATACCAATTCCATGCTCACCACTTAGTGTTCCACCCATATCTACCGTAATTTGGAAAATTTCTTCTATAGCTTTATGTCCAAGTTCAACTGAGTGAGGGTCATTTCCATCACACATAACATTTGTATGTACATTTCCATCACCTGTATGTCCAAAGCAAGGAACTTTAAGTCCATATTTTTTGCTAACAATTGCAATCTTATCAAGAAGTTCTGGTAATTTACTTCTTGGAACAGTGATATCCTCATTTAGCTTTTTGCTTCCATAAACTGCTAGGGAAGGACTTGCATTTCTTCTTGCAAACCATAAATTAGCAGACTCTGTTTTGTCACGAGCTATTTTAAATTCACTACATCCATTTTCTTTAAATTTCGCTTCAATAATACCTAATTGTTCATCAAGATCTGCATCAGAATTTCCATCTACATCTGTTACAAGTATTGCACCAGCATCAACTGGAAGACCTTTTGAGAATTTTTGCTCAACTGCTCTAATTGTCATATTGTCCAAAAATTCCATAGCAACAGGAGTAACACCACTCGCCATAGTTTTATATACAGCATTCATAGCGTCATTAACAGTTGGGAAAACTCCCATTGCAGTTTTCGTCATTTTTGGTTTTGGAATAAGTTTTAGTGTAATTTCTGTAATTACTGCTAAAGTACCTTCACTAGCACATAAAATACCAGCTATATTATACCCAGCAACATCTTTTATCGTTCTCTTTCCTGCACGGATTATCTCTCCATTTGGTAATACTGCTCTTAAAGCCATCACATAATCTTTTGTTATACCATATTTAGCTGCTCTCATACCACCAGCATTTTCACTTACATTACCACCAAGTGTTGAGTAGTTTTCACTTGCAGGATCAGGTGGATAAAAAAGTCCAACTTCTTCAACAGCTTTTTGCAACTCCATATTAACAAGTCCTGGTTGAACAACTGCCACCATATTTTGCATATCAATTTCAAGAAGTTTATTCATATGGCGTTCAAGTGAAAGTATAATACCACCACTTGCTGGTAATGCTCCACCAGTAAAACCACTTCCAGCTCCTCTAGGTACAATTACAATTTTATGTTCGTTACAATATTTTAATATATTGCTTACATCTTCTTCATTTCTAGGGAAAATTACAGCATCTGGCTCAAATCTAGTTTTTGTCGCATCATAACAATAAGCTATCAAGTGTGCTTTGTCACTTTTTATATTTTCTTCACCGACTATTGATTTGAAATGATTTAAATGAACTATATCTAACATATTAAAGTCCTAGAAGTTTAGAATAATAACTATTGTAATCTTTAAATGAGCTCTCACCAAAACTAAACAAACCTAATTTTATATCCTCTACATTTGTATAAAAAGGGCTCATAAATGAGTTTGTATTATTGTCTATTTTGATTTTATACTCTTCAAGAATGGTAAAAGTTTGAGAATCAACAATATAAATATTTTCATCTACTACAAAAAAGATTGTTCCAATATTGTGTTTTTTACAAAAAGCAGAAAAATTCTCTCTTTTTGGTACTGGTTGATTATTTGTTTTTAAATATGATGCAAATAAATCACTGTGTAAAAAGTTTTGTTTAGGAAAATTTTTAGTCACAACTCTAAAGCTTTCAATATTTGGTACTATTAAAATTGAAGTATTATACATATGGTTTAATATAGCTGTGTCCCCATTTTTTACACTAATATTTGGAGTAGGTATTGCTACTTCATTTTCATATATTGGTTTTTTAAATATAATAGAAGAAGATGAAATAGTTGTAGAAACAACTTCAAAATCAGCAATTATAATTGATTTACTTTCATCGAAGTTATGCAATATAACACCAGTTTGTCCTATTGTTAGGTTGCCTATTCCTATAGTTGCATTGTTTTTTGAAACATTTGTTACTGTAGTTGTTTGTTGATTTAGATTTGCTACTGCAAAACTAAGCATCAAGCATATAGATATTATAAGTCTTAAAATCATCTAATCTCCACCTTTTTATTTTGTTTGTTCAAATTTTATCCAAAATATCTTTAAAAAATATATTGTTTGAAAGTATCTATTAGTTTAAATAAAATTTTAGGAAACTTTGGATATAATTCGCAACTTTAAAAAAACAAAAGGTGTAACATGTTAGAAGGAATAATTAGAGATAGTATTGCAAAAAGCTCTACAAAGGCTTTAAGACAAGATGGTTATCTAATTGCAAACATTTATGGAAAAGGTTTAGAAAACATAAATGCAGCATTTAAGAGAAATGATTTTATAAAAGCAGTTAAAGCTAAAGATACATTAGCTTTTGATGTAAAAGTTGGTGAAAAAACACTAAATGTTGTAATTAATGAATATCAAAGAGATCCTGTAACTAGTGATCTTTTACATGTTGATTTAATGGTAGCACAAGTTGGTGTAAGAACAACATATAAAGTTCCTGTAACTGTAGAAGGTACTCCAAAAGGTCTTAAGAACAAAGGTCTTTTCGTATTTCATAAGAAAAGAGTTCCAGTAAAAGCTGCAATTGAGAATCTTCCAAAAAGTTTCCATTTAAAAATTGATGATCTTGATACTGGTGATAACATTCTTATAAGAGATTTATCATTACCTACTGGTGTACAATGTTTCTTAGATCCAAGAGTACCTGTTGTTGGTGTAATTAAAGCTAAATAATGCATCTAATAGTAGGACTTGGTAATCCTGGGGAAAAGTACTCAAATACCAGACACAATGTGGGTTTTTTAGTAATCGATGCGATTACTAAAAACTTACAAACAACTTCAATAAACAAATCAAACTTCAAAGCAATAGTCCAAAAAGCAGGTGAGTGTATATACGCAAAACCTCAAACTTATATGAATTTATCAGGTGATAGTGTCGTAGTAATAAAAGAATATTTTAAAGTAGATACATCAAATATAATAGTAATCCATGATGATTTGGATTTGCCATTTGGAACTGTAAAATTCAAAAGAGGTGGTGGTCATGGCGGTCACAATGGCTTAAAATCAATTGATTCTCATATTGGTAAAGAATATACAAGAGTTAGAATTGGTATTGGTAAACCTACAGATAAAAACGAGATAGCAAATTATGTGCTAGATGATTTTTCTAAAGAGCAATTTTATAAATTAAACGATATAATCTTTAAGTGTATTGAAGCAATAGAAGCTCTTAAAGTTACCTCATTGGAAGTCGTTCAATCAAAATATACAATCAAGTAAGTTTTTACTTAAAAGGGGTAGTATTTGACTATACTTAGCAAGTATTTATTATTAAAATATTTGAAACTTTTTTTTATGATATTGATATCATTAGAATTGTTTTTTGTAAGCTTTGAATTTATTCAAAACTTAGATTCTATACCACAATCAGCAAATTTAACTGCATTATATATTTTTTACAATACTTTTTTTACATTAACAATTACATTGCCACTTTCACTTGTTTTTGCGTGGATATTATTACTTGTAATAATGATTAAAAATAATGAGTTGGTTAGTATTTACTCATTAGGGTCAAGTAAAAGAAAACTATTTTTGCCTATATTATATGTTAATTTTTTAGCACTTGGAATACTTATTGCACTTCAAACTACACCTTTAGCATATGCTTATGAGAAGAAAAAGCAAATTCTTGACGGTGATTATTTTAGTTCTTTAAAAGAAGATATTTTTGTAAAATACAATAATGTGTATGTTTACTTTAAAAAACTTTATCCACTTGAACAAAGGGCTGAAGGTGTTGAAATATTTGAAGTTGTTGAGCAAGATTTAGCAAAAACAATTTCTGCACAAAATGCATATTTTCAAAATAATAAATGGTATATAGTCGATGCTAATATTATGAATAAACCAGTTAATATTAGTTTTTTGGAGTCAAAATTAGTCTATGAATTTGAAGAATCTATTGATACTCTAGATGGTTTTAAACCAAAAATACTAGATAATGTATATACTGCAAATGCAAATTATTCAATCATAGATGCCATTGATGCATTAAATGTATTAAGAAATCAAGAAGTTAATACAGACAAAATAAGGGCTATTATTTATAATCAGACAGTTGTACCATTGTT contains:
- a CDS encoding LptF/LptG family permease; protein product: MTILSKYLLLKYLKLFFMILISLELFFVSFEFIQNLDSIPQSANLTALYIFYNTFFTLTITLPLSLVFAWILLLVIMIKNNELVSIYSLGSSKRKLFLPILYVNFLALGILIALQTTPLAYAYEKKKQILDGDYFSSLKEDIFVKYNNVYVYFKKLYPLEQRAEGVEIFEVVEQDLAKTISAQNAYFQNNKWYIVDANIMNKPVNISFLESKLVYEFEESIDTLDGFKPKILDNVYTANANYSIIDAIDALNVLRNQEVNTDKIRAIIYNQTVVPLFVLPLIFLFYMFISLNNRFFESRLFASSTIFATLFTWGAFFLGYKFAMGGVFSPEIALLLPFAIMVVTVFIMFNKKVIPS
- a CDS encoding plasminogen-binding N-terminal domain-containing protein; translated protein: MILRLIISICLMLSFAVANLNQQTTTVTNVSKNNATIGIGNLTIGQTGVILHNFDESKSIIIADFEVVSTTISSSSIIFKKPIYENEVAIPTPNISVKNGDTAILNHMYNTSILIVPNIESFRVVTKNFPKQNFLHSDLFASYLKTNNQPVPKRENFSAFCKKHNIGTIFFVVDENIYIVDSQTFTILEEYKIKIDNNTNSFMSPFYTNVEDIKLGLFSFGESSFKDYNSYYSKLLGL
- a CDS encoding FAD-linked oxidase C-terminal domain-containing protein, translated to MLDIVHLNHFKSIVGEENIKSDKAHLIAYCYDATKTRFEPDAVIFPRNEEDVSNILKYCNEHKIVIVPRGAGSGFTGGALPASGGIILSLERHMNKLLEIDMQNMVAVVQPGLVNMELQKAVEEVGLFYPPDPASENYSTLGGNVSENAGGMRAAKYGITKDYVMALRAVLPNGEIIRAGKRTIKDVAGYNIAGILCASEGTLAVITEITLKLIPKPKMTKTAMGVFPTVNDAMNAVYKTMASGVTPVAMEFLDNMTIRAVEQKFSKGLPVDAGAILVTDVDGNSDADLDEQLGIIEAKFKENGCSEFKIARDKTESANLWFARRNASPSLAVYGSKKLNEDITVPRSKLPELLDKIAIVSKKYGLKVPCFGHTGDGNVHTNVMCDGNDPHSVELGHKAIEEIFQITVDMGGTLSGEHGIGIAKAPFMHMAFNEAEMELFRSIKKAFDPNNILNPHKMGL
- the pth gene encoding aminoacyl-tRNA hydrolase, with the protein product MHLIVGLGNPGEKYSNTRHNVGFLVIDAITKNLQTTSINKSNFKAIVQKAGECIYAKPQTYMNLSGDSVVVIKEYFKVDTSNIIVIHDDLDLPFGTVKFKRGGGHGGHNGLKSIDSHIGKEYTRVRIGIGKPTDKNEIANYVLDDFSKEQFYKLNDIIFKCIEAIEALKVTSLEVVQSKYTIK
- a CDS encoding 50S ribosomal protein L25/general stress protein Ctc, with translation MLEGIIRDSIAKSSTKALRQDGYLIANIYGKGLENINAAFKRNDFIKAVKAKDTLAFDVKVGEKTLNVVINEYQRDPVTSDLLHVDLMVAQVGVRTTYKVPVTVEGTPKGLKNKGLFVFHKKRVPVKAAIENLPKSFHLKIDDLDTGDNILIRDLSLPTGVQCFLDPRVPVVGVIKAK